In Buchnera aphidicola (Cinara curtihirsuta), the genomic window TGAATTAGATTTACTCCCCGGGGTATTGAAAATAAAGATAGGTAAATCTTATAATGGTCATAATGGAGTTAAAAGTATTATTAATACTTTTAAAAATAAAAGTACTTTTATGCAATTAAATATTGGTATTGGTCGACCAGAATTAAAAAAAAATATATCAAATTTTGTTTTAAGTAATCCCGGTATTATAGAAAAAAAAATGATTATAAAAGCAATTTTGGAATTTATTTTTTTGACTAAAGATAATATATATAAAAAAGATTTTTTAAAAAATAAAAAAATTGTTTTAAATAAATAAAGTTATTTTTGATTAATAAAATTTTTTATTTCACAGGTGTAAATTATTGTGGTATATAAATTTGGTATTATAGGTTTACCTAATGTAGGAAAATCAGCATTATTTAATAAAATAACGAAATTAAATATTCCATCAAAAAATTTTCCTTTTTGTACTATTAATCCTAATATAGGTATTGTTTCAGTGTTTGATGCTAGATTAGAAAAAATTGCTAATTGTGTATTATCAAAAAAAATTATTCCTAGTACTGTTACTTTAATTGATATTGCTGGTTTAGTAAAAGGCGCCTCTAAAGGGGAAGGTTTAGGAAATAAATTTTTGGATAAAATTAGAGAATGTAATGCTCTTATACATGTTATACGTTATTTCAAAGATACTAGTATTATTCATATATATAATGAAATTGATCCAGTTCGAGATATTGATATTATTAATACAGAATTAATGTTATCTGATTTAGATTTATGTGAAAAGATTATTAAAAGAAATTCGTTAGCTAAATTTACAAAAGATATTAATAAAAAAGTAATATTAAATTTAGTGAATCGCTGTATTTGTCAACTACAATCTGGTTTAGCCTTAAGAGATATTACATTTACTAAAGATGAATTTAAAAAACTAAAACAATATCAGTTTTTAACTTTAAAACCTATTATTTATATTATAAATACAGAATATAACATAGATATGAATTTTTTTTTAGATAAATTTTTTAAAAATAAAAATATTAATAAATCAATCATTTTTTCTATAATATTAAATGAAAATAATAATTTTAAGTTAAATTATGTTAATAATGAATTATCTAAAAAAAATATATTTTATATTGATTTTATTGATTGTAAAAAAATTATTAAAAAATTATGTGATATCTTACAACTAGAAACATTTTTTACAGCAGGTTCTAAAGAAGTTAGATCTTGGATTTTTAAGAAAGGAAAAACAGCGTTACAAACAGCTAAATTAATTCATACTGATTTTTCTAAAGGATTTATTAGAGCTCAAATAATTTCATATAATGATTTAATAAGATATTGTAGTATAAATAAAATTAGAAAATTAGGAAAAATACGTAGTGAAGGAAAAAAATATATTGTGCAAGATGGTGATATTATAAATTTTTTGTTTAATGTATAAATTATAGTAATATTTACTCTGTGGTTATTTAGAGAGGTGTATATTTTCCTCTCTAAATTTTAAGATTTATTAAATATTTTTTAATAAAAATTTTTTTAATTTTAAAAAATCTGGTTTCATGTTATGTGAAAAATTTTTTAAGTCTACTCTAGACTGTAAAGAATTTGGTAATTTTAATTTTATGCTTAATATTTTTTCTACAGTATTTTGAAATTTAGATGGATGAGCAGTTCCTAAAAATAAACCAAAATCTGTTTTTTGAATATGCTTTTTTAATACTTTATATGCTATAGCTGCATGTGGTTCTGATGTATATCCAATTTTATATAATTCTCGTATTGTTTGTATAGTTTCTGTATCAGATACACTTTCAGATTTTAAATCATTTAAATCCCATTTTTTTCTTTTGAATAACTCTTCTACTCTAGGCCAATTATTTGGTTGACTAATATCCATAGCGTTCGAAATAGTTGATATTGTACTCTTTGGTTTCCATTTTCCGTTTTTTAGAAACCTAGGTACGGTGTCATTTGAGTTAGTTGCAGCAATAAAAGATTTAATTGGCAATCCTAATGATTTTGCAATTAACCCGGCAGTTAAATTACCAAAGTTTCCACAAGGAATAGATATAACTATATCATTATGATATTTAGATGGAATTAATGAAAATGCTTCAAAATAATAACATATTTGAGCTAACAATCTACTAATATTAATTGAATTAGCTGAATTTAAACCAATCTTTTTTTTTAACTTTTTATCGTTAAAAGATTGTTTTACTAAATATTGACAATCATCAAAACTTCCATCAATAGCAATTGTATGTATGTTTTTTCCTAACGTGCAGAATAATATTTCTTGTAATTTACTAACTCTGCCTTTAGGATATAAAATAACAACCCGAATATTATTCATACGATAAAATGCATGAGCA contains:
- the thrC gene encoding threonine synthase, producing the protein MKLYNLKDNNEEVNFLSAIKYGLGKKQGLFFPKYLPKFNTKALENLIKMNFIDRSTHILSHFISDEISLKDLKKQIKIAFSFTKPIIVPVTKNISCLELFHGPTLAFKDFGARFMAQMLSYWKNKNSIMTILTATSGDTGAAVAHAFYRMNNIRVVILYPKGRVSKLQEILFCTLGKNIHTIAIDGSFDDCQYLVKQSFNDKKLKKKIGLNSANSINISRLLAQICYYFEAFSLIPSKYHNDIVISIPCGNFGNLTAGLIAKSLGLPIKSFIAATNSNDTVPRFLKNGKWKPKSTISTISNAMDISQPNNWPRVEELFKRKKWDLNDLKSESVSDTETIQTIRELYKIGYTSEPHAAIAYKVLKKHIQKTDFGLFLGTAHPSKFQNTVEKILSIKLKLPNSLQSRVDLKNFSHNMKPDFLKLKKFLLKNI
- the ychF gene encoding redox-regulated ATPase YchF, with the protein product MVYKFGIIGLPNVGKSALFNKITKLNIPSKNFPFCTINPNIGIVSVFDARLEKIANCVLSKKIIPSTVTLIDIAGLVKGASKGEGLGNKFLDKIRECNALIHVIRYFKDTSIIHIYNEIDPVRDIDIINTELMLSDLDLCEKIIKRNSLAKFTKDINKKVILNLVNRCICQLQSGLALRDITFTKDEFKKLKQYQFLTLKPIIYIINTEYNIDMNFFLDKFFKNKNINKSIIFSIILNENNNFKLNYVNNELSKKNIFYIDFIDCKKIIKKLCDILQLETFFTAGSKEVRSWIFKKGKTALQTAKLIHTDFSKGFIRAQIISYNDLIRYCSINKIRKLGKIRSEGKKYIVQDGDIINFLFNV
- the pth gene encoding aminoacyl-tRNA hydrolase; the protein is MKKIKMIVGLGNSFHKYYETRHNVGFWFVNMLSDFYKSSLKLKKRFLGFISSIKLNNNKIYLLRPNLFMNLNGNSVYALSSFYKIKLSEILIVRDELDLLPGVLKIKIGKSYNGHNGVKSIINTFKNKSTFMQLNIGIGRPELKKNISNFVLSNPGIIEKKMIIKAILEFIFLTKDNIYKKDFLKNKKIVLNK